The following coding sequences lie in one Deltaproteobacteria bacterium genomic window:
- a CDS encoding ribbon-helix-helix domain-containing protein — protein MKTVQMTLDEDLIKVVDKVVKQLGTTRSSFARDALRAAVKRNRVLELERKHREGYRRKPVQAHEFGDWEPEQAWVEP, from the coding sequence ATGAAAACCGTGCAAATGACCCTGGATGAAGATCTCATTAAAGTCGTGGATAAGGTTGTCAAACAGCTTGGGACGACCCGTTCTTCATTTGCGAGGGATGCCTTGCGGGCCGCCGTAAAAAGAAATCGAGTCCTGGAATTGGAACGAAAACATCGGGAAGGCTACAGAAGAAAACCAGTCCAAGCGCATGAGTTTGGTGACTGGGAGCCAGAACAGGCCTGGGTGGAGCCATGA
- a CDS encoding type II toxin-antitoxin system PemK/MazF family toxin gives MKRGEVRWYKFPRPDKNRPVVVLTRDSVLEYLEEVTIAPITSTIREIPSEVLLTKEEGMPRDCAVNLDHLQTVSKSKIGPLITTLSPKKMLELRSALMFALGF, from the coding sequence ATGAAAAGGGGCGAAGTTCGCTGGTATAAATTTCCCCGGCCCGATAAAAATCGTCCGGTTGTGGTTCTCACCCGGGATTCCGTCTTGGAATATCTGGAGGAGGTTACAATCGCTCCGATCACCTCCACCATTCGGGAAATCCCTTCAGAAGTTTTATTGACAAAGGAGGAGGGCATGCCCCGGGATTGCGCTGTGAATCTGGACCACCTCCAGACGGTTTCCAAGAGTAAAATCGGACCTTTAATTACAACATTAAGCCCAAAAAAGATGTTAGAGCTTAGGTCTGCCCTGATGTTT